The following nucleotide sequence is from Novosphingobium sp. KA1.
AGCCAGTGGCAGCGGCCCGAACTCTGGCTCTCCGACTTGCACCAGCACCTTTTTGCCGGGGATGCGGGCGAGACGGTGATCGGCATTGCCGGGCTCTGCGGGCTGTTCTTCGTGGTGAGCGGGACGGTGCTGTGGTGGCGCACGCGCCGCACGTTCGAGTGGCGGCTCTGGCCCGCGCGCATGACGCGGCCCGCCATCGTGCGCCACCACCGCGATCTCGGCATCGTTGTCGCCCCGCTCTTGGCGCTCTCGCTGGTGACGGGGGCGGTGCTGGTGTTCCGGCCGCTGTCGGCGGTGCTGCTGGGCCCCGGCGCCCCGCAGGAGATCGACCGGCGGCTGGCCGCGCCCAAGGTGCCCATGCGCAGCCTCGGCGGCGACCTCGGCGCCGACCTCGCCGCCAACCTGGACTGGGCGGCGATGATCGTGCAGGCGCGCGCGCGGTTTCCCGATGCCGAAGTGCGCAGCCTGTCGCTGCCGCGCGGTGAGAGCGGCCTCATCACCTTGCGCATGCGCGGTCCCGGTGAATGGCTGCCCAATGGCCGCACCACGGTGTGGTTCGCGGCGGACAGCGGCCGGATCGTCGCCACCCGCGATGCGGCCGC
It contains:
- a CDS encoding PepSY domain-containing protein, whose translation is MKLLDSLHRWTGGLIGLLLALLGLTGTILLHRDAWVMLPHAGDVQVQDTAVLARTTQRLMQGDGPQPRAITYAGADFGLDRLAFADGGGAYVTQAGDPVARWDSQWQRPELWLSDLHQHLFAGDAGETVIGIAGLCGLFFVVSGTVLWWRTRRTFEWRLWPARMTRPAIVRHHRDLGIVVAPLLALSLVTGAVLVFRPLSAVLLGPGAPQEIDRRLAAPKVPMRSLGGDLGADLAANLDWAAMIVQARARFPDAEVRSLSLPRGESGLITLRMRGPGEWLPNGRTTVWFAADSGRIVATRDAAALPARVRGYNLLYPLHAAKVGGLAFRLVMSLSGLALSLLGTLAVWTFWFRRPVRRGS